The sequence below is a genomic window from bacterium.
ACATATTAAACGTTATCATGATTTAATGGCGGAAATAGACGACCTTGTTGAAAAGAAAAACTGGAAACATTCAGACGGAAATTGGAAACCCATAATCTATTTGAAAAGGCACTTTTCCCCTGAAGAAATAAGGCCTTATTATATATTGTCCGATTTTTGCATTGTAAGTTCTTTGCACGACGGCATGAATCTTGTCGCGAAAGAATATATCGCGTCAAAAAGCGACATGAGCGGGGCGCTGATTTTAAGCCGTTTCGCGGGCGCGGCCAGGGAACTGGCCGACGCGGTCCAGATCAATCCTTACTCAATTGAAGAATTCTCGGAAGCGATAAAATACAGTTTGGAAATGCCCGCGGATGAGAAAACAAAACGGATGAAAAATATGCGCAAAATAGTAAGTGAAAATAATATTTATAAATGGGCGGGAAACATTATTACGGATTTAACGGCCCTAGGTAAAAGTTGAGTGATGAAATATTTATTCCACAAGTTGGATTATATTAAAAAAATATCGGAAGGAAAATATCTATTGATGTTTTTTGATTTTGACGGGACGCTTGCGCCTATCGCCGGGACCCCGGATAAAGCGTTCATCCCGAAAATCACAAAGGAATTACTGGGAAAATTATCGCGAGCACCCGGCTGTAAAATTGTTGTTATAAGCGGCAGGAAAATCAAAGATTTGAAAAACAAAATAAAAGTAAAGGGTATTGTTTATTCGGGTAATCACGGTTTTGAAATAAGCGGCGGAGGGCTTAAACGCAAAATCCCGCTTTCGCGGAAATATAAAAAAGTCCTTGGGAAAATTAGAAATGATGTTGAGCGGAATTTATCAAAAATAAAAGGGATATTGTTAGAAGATAAGAAATATTCTTTAAGTATACATTACCGGCTTGTAAATAAAAAACATATCCCTCTGGTAAAAAATATAATTTCCGATATTGCCTCGGGTTACCAGGTCAAAAATGAAATAAAATTGAGATGCGGCAAGAAAGTATTTGAAATAGTACCTCCAATTGAATGGGATAAAGGAAAAGCCGTATCGTGGATCTTGAAAAAACAGGGATATTTTTTAAAAAATAAAACCATCTTGCCGTTTTATTTTGGTGATGATAATACCGATGAAGACGCGTTTGACGCGTTGAAGGATAAAGGCATAACGGTATTTATCGGAGATCCCGGGTTTTCAAAAGCGGAATATTATTTGAAAAATACCGTGGAAGTAAGGAAAATACTTAAACATATTTTGGAAACAATGAGGAACAAATAAATGCCCGAATTGAAAAACGCCAAAGATCCGTTCAGATTTTACACGAGGCTGCATTTGACCGAATTGACCGGATTGAAAGCCGCCAATCTGGAACAGATGGCTGAACTGGTTAAACATGTGCCGGGTTCTTCCATTTATCACCACACACACAGGTTTTTGCAGCAGCATCAATATTTGTCCCCGGAACCGCCGAATGATTTCGCTTACTGGGTCACGGAAATATTAGGGGATGACGACCTTGGAGAAAGGCTCGCGAGTATTGATACGGTACAATTTTCAACCATCCGTTCACTGCGTGAAAAAATCATATATGTCATGGAAGATTATATAAAAAATAATCCCTCCGTGAGAAACAGGTTCGCGGACGCGAATGAGGAATTCCATTTTATTAAATCAATAAGTTTTATTCTGCCTACCAATTATTTTGCGTATAATTTGAGGGAATTCGCTGATATTTTAGGAAAGATAACAATCGATTCCATATATTTTCATATTTTCGAAGCGCGTTTAAGGCTTGAAAAGGGTGTAAATGATTTTTCAAACTGGGTGGAAAACGCCATAGGGGACAAAAAACTGGCGGGAAAAATTTCAAAGCTTGATCCTTACACCTATACACTGGAGGCTTTGAGGAAAAAACTAATTGAAATAGTGGAAAAAAAGGCGGAATTGTAAGATGACGAAAATAGAAGACTATATATCAATTGTAGGCCAGCCTGTTATAGATGACCTGAAACTTATTGCGGAAAAATTGAAAGGTAAGTCTGTCCAGCACATTAATTCCACTTCGGTGGGAGGAGGCGTGGCTGAGATATTGAATAAAATGGTCCCCTTGATGAAGGGACTTGCCATCAACACAAGATGGGATGTGATTAAAGGAGGCGAAAAGTATTTTGACGTGACAAAAAAATTCCATAATGCGCTGCACGGCAAACAAGAGGTTATTAGCGAGGATGATTTTGATATATTTATGGAGACATCCCGGAAAAATATGGAGGAAATCACAAAATACAGTGATATAGTTTTTATACATGACCCTCAGCCGGTAACTTTGGTAAATAAAAAATCCGGCAACAAATGGATTTGGCGGTGCCATATTGATGTGTCTAACCCCGATAGAAAAGTATGGGATTTTTTGATGAATTATATAATCAAATATGACGCTGTTGTTTTTTCCTCACCCGGTTTTTCAAAGCAAAAATTCCCGGTAAGGCAATTTTTGATTTCTCCTTCCATTGATCCTTTAAGTGATAAAAATAAAGAACTGCCTGAGGAAGTCATTGACTCAGTATTGAGAAAATACGGTATCGCAAAAGATAAGCCTATTATCACGCAGATTTCACGTTTTGACCGTTTAAAAGACCCTGTAGGGGTCATAGACGCATATCTGAAAGTAAAAAAATATATAGATTGTAAGCTTGTTCTTGCCGGGGGTACCGCCGCTGATGATCCAGAGGGAATAAAAGTTTTTGAGGAGGTAAAAGAAAAGGCGGAAAAGGATAAAGATATACATATTTTATTATTGTCTCACAACGACATAGAGGTTAACGCTTTGCAGAGAGCGTCAAC
It includes:
- a CDS encoding DUF5752 family protein; translated protein: MPELKNAKDPFRFYTRLHLTELTGLKAANLEQMAELVKHVPGSSIYHHTHRFLQQHQYLSPEPPNDFAYWVTEILGDDDLGERLASIDTVQFSTIRSLREKIIYVMEDYIKNNPSVRNRFADANEEFHFIKSISFILPTNYFAYNLREFADILGKITIDSIYFHIFEARLRLEKGVNDFSNWVENAIGDKKLAGKISKLDPYTYTLEALRKKLIEIVEKKAEL
- a CDS encoding glycosyltransferase, with protein sequence MTKIEDYISIVGQPVIDDLKLIAEKLKGKSVQHINSTSVGGGVAEILNKMVPLMKGLAINTRWDVIKGGEKYFDVTKKFHNALHGKQEVISEDDFDIFMETSRKNMEEITKYSDIVFIHDPQPVTLVNKKSGNKWIWRCHIDVSNPDRKVWDFLMNYIIKYDAVVFSSPGFSKQKFPVRQFLISPSIDPLSDKNKELPEEVIDSVLRKYGIAKDKPIITQISRFDRLKDPVGVIDAYLKVKKYIDCKLVLAGGTAADDPEGIKVFEEVKEKAEKDKDIHILLLSHNDIEVNALQRASTIIVQKSIKEGFGLTVAEALWKSKPVVASNVGGIPLQIAHKHSGMLCHSIDGAAFAIKQLLNNPEYAKKLGENGREHIRNNYLITRHLKDYLLLFLSLFHNEDIVYM
- the otsB gene encoding trehalose-phosphatase; the encoded protein is MFFDFDGTLAPIAGTPDKAFIPKITKELLGKLSRAPGCKIVVISGRKIKDLKNKIKVKGIVYSGNHGFEISGGGLKRKIPLSRKYKKVLGKIRNDVERNLSKIKGILLEDKKYSLSIHYRLVNKKHIPLVKNIISDIASGYQVKNEIKLRCGKKVFEIVPPIEWDKGKAVSWILKKQGYFLKNKTILPFYFGDDNTDEDAFDALKDKGITVFIGDPGFSKAEYYLKNTVEVRKILKHILETMRNK